Proteins encoded together in one Anopheles darlingi chromosome 3, idAnoDarlMG_H_01, whole genome shotgun sequence window:
- the LOC125954154 gene encoding borealin-like isoform X2 codes for MVRTKVSRIGAKRGQNSSDSKMFIEMKLRDFDVITECHMTNIELKYQNEMDKLNRAFEVLRSRIPKNLLSMTMSELRLLQTATDDLNTSAPANQTISANMSALLEKSCRKKSKDDEESEQGDTYRVGSTLKTAAKPRLMGPLMSAKIRRRSQSAGAITTPHANRSLFPAPQSAMVGKTQIPGPGSTLKPIPSASERTSRAKHKTPMIGRPKAISADRGYGVITPKVQPYTPLALIRHAKLGESVFSLTGSPVVTSNMLEATANVNIPVANGMLSIRPTEMDVVDETLVRKIDANVLMEIKQLQSNLEKILNTFDLGD; via the exons ATGGTGCGAACGAAGGTATCGCGCATCGGGGCCAAGCGCGGGCAAAACAGTTCCGATTCGAAGATGTTCATCGAGATGAAACTGCGGGACTTTGATGTCATCA CCGAATGCCACATGACAAACATCGAGCTCAAGTATCAGAACGAAATGGACAAGCTAAATCGTGCGTTCGAAGTGTTGCGATCGCGCATTCCAAAGAACCTACTTTCCATGACGATGAGTGAGCTGCGCCTGTTG CAAACCGCTACTGATGACCTGAACACCTCGGCCCCTGCCAACCAGACGATCAGCGCAAACATGAGCGCGCTACTGGAGAAGTCCTGCCGGAAGAAGTCCAAAGATGACG AGGAAAGCGAACAAGGCGATACGTACCGTGTCGGCAGTACACTGAAGACAGCCGCGAAACCACGCCTAATGGGACCCCTTATGTCGGCCAAGATACGACGTCGGAGCCAATCGGCCGGCGCCATCACGACGCCACACGCCAACCGATCCCTATTTCCGGCCCCTCAGAGTGCCATGGTGGGTAAAACGCAGATTCCGGGTCCCGGATCGACGCTCAAGCCGATTCCGTCCGCATCGGAACGTACTTCGCGTGCGAAGCACAAGACACCCATGATCGGACGTCCGAAGGCGATCAGTGCTGATCGAGGGTATGGAGTGATCACCCCCAAAGTACAACCCTATACACCGCTCGCTCTAATCCGGCATGCTAAGCTGGGCGAATCAGTCTTCTCCCTCACCGGTAGTCCCGTCGTTACGTCCAA CATGCTTGAAGCAACGGCCAACGTTAACATACCCGTAGCGAATGGAATGCTATCGATTAGACCAACCGAGATGGATGTTGTGGATGAAACACTCGTGCGCAAGATTGACGCTAATGTACTGATGGAGATCAAACAATTGCAATCGAACTTGGAAAAGATCTTGAATACCTTCGACCTGGGCGACTGA
- the LOC125954156 gene encoding uncharacterized protein LOC125954156 isoform X2 has product MVRTKVSRIGAKRGQNSSDSKMFIEMKLRDFDVITECHMTNIELKYQNEMDKLNRAFEVLRSRIPKNLLSMTMSELRLLIHHYFSS; this is encoded by the exons ATGGTGCGAACGAAGGTATCGCGCATCGGGGCCAAGCGCGGGCAAAACAGTTCCGATTCGAAGATGTTCATCGAGATGAAACTGCGGGACTTTGATGTCATCA CCGAATGCCACATGACAAACATCGAGCTCAAGTATCAGAACGAAATGGACAAGCTAAATCGTGCGTTCGAAGTGTTGCGATCGCGCATTCCAAAGAACCTACTTTCCATGACGATGAGTGAGCTGCGCCTGTTG ATCCATCATTATTTCAGCTCCTAG
- the LOC125954150 gene encoding TBC1 domain family member 16 has product MPIVNILKRASSYILGSDDDTEDGGTELVYEDNEILFCKNNICVHPPAVVRQESDILHYPGYLTVTTKTFIDQYNNAKRPTLFLTWIPNSTLRKCPSTVENVALGRGVFGLSESKLKLHLQQQQHQQHQQQHLLQPSAKENGQQRNGCQEKLLVGAGGGGENPFTTTIKIANTNPFLEPYNEAIAQSATSDSKSMNCSDYSETISISSSSDKASLCNSHEEEHDGAMMGDEEEEEEEEHEVDVDDDEGCVIPTTRRKHNSASTSTGADGLDQEQEEEVDPELKTELQPLLDSDTGGRKLSATQAKLHQHMKLPSQSSQSSVTSVNITIASPHIQNVDLSPQEAVVLPGAAATERFLRSLSLTSNDENNPNWMSPELLAYKHNLAFPESASASPIVNRKAPLKCRRFSVDLSQMRALRLFFNDEQCTSGQLVIASRESQYKILHFHHGGLDHLAQVLHQWHCLLHNIKLAPGQEEPANAPYRQFMVCRPEVRKAELHPEEGRVSKITTDYFYGTLLNEKGQIEDDLQLRKCVFFGGLDRSLRKTVWPFLLHCYSTGSTFEDRAALAEIRRQEYEEITRRRLYSMSPEAQAQFWRTVQCVIEKDVVRTDRGNPFFAGDDNPNIDTMKNILLNYAFYNPGMSYTQGMSDLLAPVLCEIKSESETFWCFVGLMQRAIFVCTPTDNDIDRNLCYLRELIRLMVPNFYKHLQKHTDAMELLFCHRWILLCFKREFTEAVAIRMWEACWSNYLTDYFHLFLCLAIIAVYADDVIAQDLRTDEMLLHFSSLAMYMDGQLILRKARGLLHQFRQFPKIPCTLSGLCKRCGPGMWDSGHHPSIECVGHLDHETCALAMD; this is encoded by the exons ATGCCGATCGTCAACATACTGAAGCGTGCGTCGAGCTACATCCTCGGTAGTGACGATGATACGGAGGACGGTGGTACCGAGCTAGTGTACGAAGACAACGAGATACTGTTCTGCAAGAACAACATCTGCGTACATCCGCCGGCCGTAGTGCGCCAGGAGTCGGACATACTGCACTATCCGGGCTATCTGACCGTCACCACCAAAACGTTCATCGACCAGTACAACAATGCCAAACGGCCGACACTGTTCCTCACCTGGATACCAAACTCAACCCTCCGCAAGTGTCCATCGACAGTCGAGAATGTTGCGCTCGGACGTGGTGTCTTTGGGTTAAGCGAGAGTAAGCTGAAGCTGCaccttcagcaacaacagcatcaacagcaccaacagcagcatcttctgCAGCCATCAGCGAAAGAGAATGGccagcaacggaacggatgccAGGAGAAGTTGCTAGTGGGGGCCGGAGGTGGGGGAGAGAACCCGTTCACGACCACCATCAAGATAGCAAACACGAACCCATTCCTCGAGCCGTACAACGAAGCCATCGCTCAGTCGGCCACCAGCGACAGCAAATCGATGAACTGCTCCGACTACTCGGAGACGATCAGCATTAGCTCGAGTTCGGATAAGGCTAGCCTCTGCAACAGCCACGAGGAAGAGCACGATGGGGCAATGATGggtgatgaggaggaagaggaagaagaagagcatgAGGTcgacgtcgatgatgatgagggatgTGTGATCCCTACGACTCGAAGGAAGCACAActccgccagcaccagcaccggtgctGATGGACTAGATcaagagcaggaggaagaggtggatCCGGAGCTCAAGACGGAACTGCAACCACTGCTCGACTCGGACACCGGTGGCCGGAAGTTGTCGGCGACGCAAGCGAAACTGCACCAACACATGAAACTACCATCGCAGTCCTCCCAGTCCTCGGTTACCTCGGTCAACATCACGATCGCTAGTCCGCACATACAGAACGTGGACCTGTCGCCACAGGAGGCGGTCGTTCTGCCGGGTGCGGCCGCTACCGAGCGTTTCCTACGCTCACTCTCCCTCACTTCCAACGATGAGAACAACCCGAACTGGATGTCCCCGGAGCTGCTCGCCTACAAGCACAATCTGGCCTTCCCCGAGAGTGCATCCGCATCGCCGATCGTTAACCGGAAGGCACCGCTAAAGTGTCGCCGCTTTTCCGTCGATCTTAGCCAGATGCGTGCGCTTCGGTTGTTCTTTAACGATGAACAGTGTACCTCGGGCCAGTTGGTGATTGCTTCGCGTGAATCTCAGTACAAGATACTACACTTTCATCACGGTGGGCTGGATCATCTGGCACAGGTACTGCACCAGTGGCACTGTCTGCTGCATAATATCAAGCTAGCGCCGGGACAGGAGGAACCGGCCAATGCACCGTACCGACAGTTTATGGTTTGCCGCCCGGAGGTACGCAAAGCAGAGCTACACCCGGAAGAGGGTCGTGTGTCGAAGATTACGACGGATTACTTCTACGGTACGCTGCTGAACGAAAAGGGTCAGATCGAGGACGATCTGCAGCTGCGCAAATGTGTGTTCTTCGGTGGACTGGACCGCAGTCTGCGTAAAACCGTGTGGCCATTCCTGCTGCACTGTTACAGTACTGGATCGACGTTTGAGGATCGGGCTGCACTGGCCGAGATACGGCGCCAGGAATACGAAGAGATCACTCGGCGACGGCTTTACTCGATGTCGCCTGAGGCGCAGGCCCAGTTCTGGCGCACGGTACAGTGCGTCATCGAGAAGGATGTGGTGCGTACGGATCGCGGTAATCCGTTCTTTGCCGGTGACGACAACCCGAACATCGACACGATGAAGAACATTCTGCTCAACTATGCGTTCTACAATCCGGGCATGTC CTACACACAGGGAATGAGTGATCTGTTGGCACCGGTGTTGTGTGAAATAAAAAGTGAATCCGAAACGTTCTGGTGCTTCGTAGGGTTGATGCAGCGTGCCATCTTCGTTTGTACGCCAACGGATAACGATATCGACCGTAACTTG TGTTACCTGAGAGAATTGATCCGGCTTATGGTTCCTAACTTTTACAAGCATCTGCAGAAGCACACCGACGCCATGGAATTGCTGTTTTGTCACCGTTGGATTCTGCT GTGCTTCAAGCGCGAGTTTACCGAAGCAGTGGCCATACGCATGTGGGAAGCGTGCTGGTCTAATTATCTGACGGATTACTTCCATCTTTTCCTCTGCCTGGCCATCATTGCCGTCTATGCCGATGATGTCATTGCTCAAGATTTGCGCACCGATGAGATGCTGTTACACTTCAGTTCGCTCG CTATGTACATGGATGGACAGCTGATACTGCGTAAGGCCCGTGGACTGCTGCACCAGTTCCGACAGTTCCCCAAGATACCGTGCACCCTGTCAGGGCTATGTAAACGATGTGGTCCGGGGATGTGGGATTCGGGACATCATCCGTCGATCGAGTGCGTCGGCCATCTCGACCATGAAACGTGTGCGCTGGCTATGGATTAG
- the LOC125954154 gene encoding borealin-like isoform X1, whose protein sequence is MVRTKVSRIGAKRGQNSSDSKMFIEMKLRDFDVITECHMTNIELKYQNEMDKLNRAFEVLRSRIPKNLLSMTMSELRLLQTATDDLNTSAPANQTISANMSALLEKSCRKKSKDDGYLTEESEQGDTYRVGSTLKTAAKPRLMGPLMSAKIRRRSQSAGAITTPHANRSLFPAPQSAMVGKTQIPGPGSTLKPIPSASERTSRAKHKTPMIGRPKAISADRGYGVITPKVQPYTPLALIRHAKLGESVFSLTGSPVVTSNMLEATANVNIPVANGMLSIRPTEMDVVDETLVRKIDANVLMEIKQLQSNLEKILNTFDLGD, encoded by the exons ATGGTGCGAACGAAGGTATCGCGCATCGGGGCCAAGCGCGGGCAAAACAGTTCCGATTCGAAGATGTTCATCGAGATGAAACTGCGGGACTTTGATGTCATCA CCGAATGCCACATGACAAACATCGAGCTCAAGTATCAGAACGAAATGGACAAGCTAAATCGTGCGTTCGAAGTGTTGCGATCGCGCATTCCAAAGAACCTACTTTCCATGACGATGAGTGAGCTGCGCCTGTTG CAAACCGCTACTGATGACCTGAACACCTCGGCCCCTGCCAACCAGACGATCAGCGCAAACATGAGCGCGCTACTGGAGAAGTCCTGCCGGAAGAAGTCCAAAGATGACG GTTACCTTACAGAGGAAAGCGAACAAGGCGATACGTACCGTGTCGGCAGTACACTGAAGACAGCCGCGAAACCACGCCTAATGGGACCCCTTATGTCGGCCAAGATACGACGTCGGAGCCAATCGGCCGGCGCCATCACGACGCCACACGCCAACCGATCCCTATTTCCGGCCCCTCAGAGTGCCATGGTGGGTAAAACGCAGATTCCGGGTCCCGGATCGACGCTCAAGCCGATTCCGTCCGCATCGGAACGTACTTCGCGTGCGAAGCACAAGACACCCATGATCGGACGTCCGAAGGCGATCAGTGCTGATCGAGGGTATGGAGTGATCACCCCCAAAGTACAACCCTATACACCGCTCGCTCTAATCCGGCATGCTAAGCTGGGCGAATCAGTCTTCTCCCTCACCGGTAGTCCCGTCGTTACGTCCAA CATGCTTGAAGCAACGGCCAACGTTAACATACCCGTAGCGAATGGAATGCTATCGATTAGACCAACCGAGATGGATGTTGTGGATGAAACACTCGTGCGCAAGATTGACGCTAATGTACTGATGGAGATCAAACAATTGCAATCGAACTTGGAAAAGATCTTGAATACCTTCGACCTGGGCGACTGA
- the LOC125954156 gene encoding uncharacterized protein LOC125954156 isoform X1 yields MVRTKVSRIGAKRGQNSSDSKMFIEMKLRDFDVITECHMTNIELKYQNEMDKLNRAFEVLRSRIPKNLLSMTMSELRLLVSLGLVGSCYQPLLGSILYIVSC; encoded by the exons ATGGTGCGAACGAAGGTATCGCGCATCGGGGCCAAGCGCGGGCAAAACAGTTCCGATTCGAAGATGTTCATCGAGATGAAACTGCGGGACTTTGATGTCATCA CCGAATGCCACATGACAAACATCGAGCTCAAGTATCAGAACGAAATGGACAAGCTAAATCGTGCGTTCGAAGTGTTGCGATCGCGCATTCCAAAGAACCTACTTTCCATGACGATGAGTGAGCTGCGCCTGTTGGTAAGTCTCGGTCTAGTCGGATCATGCTACCAACCGTTACTTGGATCGATCTTGTACATTGTTTCATGTTAG
- the LOC125954153 gene encoding uncharacterized protein LOC125954153, translated as MMSQASSSRSGRDGSMELKTERKDNGMEEAEVEDDADAVKEEEEVEGHTTTNAHLDAGNSSDLEIVVGIDEDHIKFLTSMHSGDEEPPHNGHHPDGAGTLRMASARASATTAERRSGSGSVGGLAGQNGGARPAAHKLTHRKQHQQQQQLPGLLHHSHRLNGIFNGNGKAPRRRMPGVETGNGAANRRPPHLTFTDDSADDEDDDEDDEDSDEEDDDDSDDEDDDEDVMAEAATILSKTAQQRSAASAEARRYQCDLCPRAFARPDYLRYHMRTHEKSNSFECKLCFSIFASDPAFAHHIRTEHAGMGLADALPPVPESEASRVICTYCDRTFADADQRRDICVYHAKIILKIYSLFIAAHLRMLERLFLSRKQNFTCVLTSFHLHIVQFMGWLLGKYFSLLGIIFIQTSL; from the exons atgaTGAGCCAAGCATCTAGTAGCCGTAGCGGCAGAGACGGGAGCATGGAGCTGAAAACGGAACGCAAAGATAATGGTATGGAAGAGGCCGAAgtggaggatgatgctgatgctgtcaaggaggaggaggaagtcgAGGGTCACACGACCACAAACGCCCACCTCGATGCGGGCAACTCGTCGGATCTGGAGATAGTCGTCGGTATCGACGAGGATCACATCAAGTTCCTCACCAGTATGCATTCGGGCGACGAGGAACCACCTCACAATGGACACCATCCCGATGGTGCTGGTACGTTGCGGATGGCATCGGCAAGGGCGTCGGCTACAACAGCGGAGCgacgttccggttccggtagtgTTGGTGGCTTAGCGGGACAGAACGGTGGTGCCCGTCCAGCCGCTCACAAACTCACACATCGtaaacagcatcagcagcagcagcagctgccaggGTTGCTACATCATTCCCATCGATTGAATGGCATTTTCAACGGAAATGGTAAAGCTCCGCGACGACGGATGCCTGGAGTGGAGACCGGTAATGGTGCCGCCAACCGGCGACCGCCACATCTTACCTTCACCGATGATTCCgccgatgatgaggacgacgatgaagatgacgaggatagcgatgaggaggatgatgatgacagtgatgatgaggacgatgatgaggatgtgaTGGCAGAGGCTGCTACGATCCTGTCCAAGACGGCCCAGCAACGATCGGCGGCTAGTG CCGAAGCCCGCCGGTATCAGTGTGATTTGTGTCCGCGGGCGTTTGCCCGGCCCGACTACCTGCGCTACCATATGCGTACGCACGAGAAAAGCAATTCCTTCGAGTGTAAGCTGTGTTTCAGCATTTTCGCCTCGGATCCGGCCTTCGCTCATCACATTCGAACCGAGCACGCCGGTATGGGGCTTGCCGATGCCCTACCACCGGTACCAGAATCGGAAGCGAGCCGAGTCATCTGCACGTATTGTGATCGGACGTTCGCGGATGCGGACCAGCGGAGGGATATTTGTGTATACCATGCCAAAATAATTCTCAAAATATATTCATTGTTCATCGCCGCTCACCTCAGGATGCTGGAACGACTTTTTTTGTCTAGAAAGCAAAATTTCACATGTGTTTTGACGTCGTTCCATCTACATATTGTTCAATTCATGGGTTGGCTGCTGGGCAAGTATTTTTCGCTATTGGGGATCATCTTTATCCAAACGAGCCTGTAA